The Zalophus californianus isolate mZalCal1 chromosome 8, mZalCal1.pri.v2, whole genome shotgun sequence genome has a segment encoding these proteins:
- the JPH2 gene encoding junctophilin-2 isoform X2, with protein MSGGRFDFDDGGAYCGGWEGGKAHGHGLCTGPKGQGEYSGSWNFGFEVAGVYTWPSGNTFEGYWSQGKRHGLGIETKGRWLYKGEWTHGFKGRYGTRQSGSSGAKYEGTWNNGLQDGYGTETYADGGTYQGQFTNGMRHGYGVRQSVPYGMAVVVRSPLRTSLSSLRSEHSNGTVAPDSPASPAPDGPTLPPAAIPRGGFALSLLANAEAARAPKGGGLFQRGALLGRLRRAESRTSLGSQRSRVSFLKSDLSSGASDAASTASLGEGAEGAEGADEAAPFEADIDATTTETYMGEWKNDKRSGFGVSERSSGLRYEGEWLDNLRHGYGCTTLPDGHREEGKYRHNVLVKGTKRRVLPLKSNKVRQKVEHSVEGAQRAAAIARQKAEIAASSYAVYI; from the exons ATGAGTGGGGGCCGCTTTGACTTTGATGATGGTGGGGCATactgtgggggctgggaggggggaaaGGCCCATGGACATGGACTGTGCACGGGCCCCAAGGGCCAGGGCGAATACTCGGGCTCCTGGAACTTTGGCTTCGAAGTGGCGGGCGTCTACACCTGGCCCAGTGGGAACACCTTCGAGGGATACTGGAGCCAGGGCAAACGGCATGGGCTGGGCATAGAGACCAAGGGGCGCTGGCTCTACAAGGGCGAGTGGACGCACGGCTTCAAGGGACGCTACGGAACTCGGCAGAGTGGCAGCAGCGGGGCCAAGTATGAAGGCACTTGGAACAATGGCCTGCAGGACGGCTATGGTACCGAGACCTATGCAGATGGAG GGACCTACCAGGGCCAGTTCACCAACGGCATGCGCCACGGCTACGGCGTGCGCCAGAGCGTGCCCTACGGGATGGCGGTGGTGGTGCGCTCGCCGCTGCGCACGTCGCTCTCGTCCCTGCGCAGCGAGCACAGCAACGGCACGGTGGCCCCGGACTCGCCCGCCTCGCCCGCCCCCGACGGCCCCACGCTGCCCCCCGCCGCCATCCCGCGCGGCGGCTTCGCGCTCAGCCTGCTGGCCAACGCCGAGGCGGCGCGGGCGCCCAAGGGCGGCGGCCTCTTCCAGCGGGGCGCGCTGCTGGGCCGCCTGAGGCGCGCCGAGTCGCGCACGTCGCTGGGCAGCCAGCGCAGCCGCGTCAGCTTCCTCAAGAGCGACCTCAGCTCGGGCGCCAGCGACGCGGCGTCCACCGCCAGCCTGGGCGAGGGCGCCGAGGGCGCGGAGGGCGCCGACGAGGCCGCGCCTTTCGAGGCCGACATCGACGCCACCACCACCGAGACCTACATGGGCGAGTGGAAGAACGACAAGCGCTCGGGCTTCGGCGTGAGCGAGCGCTCCAGCGGCCTGCGCTACGAGGGCGAGTGGCTGGACAACCTGCGCCACGGCTACGGCTGCACCACGCTGCCCGACGGCCACCGCGAGGAGGGCAAGTACCGCCACAACGTGCTGGTCAAGGGCACCAAGCGCCGCGTGCTGCCGCTCAAGAGCAACAAGGTCCGCCAGAAGGTGGAGCACAGCGTGGAGGGCGCCCAGCGCGCCGCCGCCATCGCGCGCCAGAAGGCCGAGATCGCCGCCTCCAG
- the JPH2 gene encoding junctophilin-2 isoform X3: protein MSGGRFDFDDGGAYCGGWEGGKAHGHGLCTGPKGQGEYSGSWNFGFEVAGVYTWPSGNTFEGYWSQGKRHGLGIETKGRWLYKGEWTHGFKGRYGTRQSGSSGAKYEGTWNNGLQDGYGTETYADGD, encoded by the exons ATGAGTGGGGGCCGCTTTGACTTTGATGATGGTGGGGCATactgtgggggctgggaggggggaaaGGCCCATGGACATGGACTGTGCACGGGCCCCAAGGGCCAGGGCGAATACTCGGGCTCCTGGAACTTTGGCTTCGAAGTGGCGGGCGTCTACACCTGGCCCAGTGGGAACACCTTCGAGGGATACTGGAGCCAGGGCAAACGGCATGGGCTGGGCATAGAGACCAAGGGGCGCTGGCTCTACAAGGGCGAGTGGACGCACGGCTTCAAGGGACGCTACGGAACTCGGCAGAGTGGCAGCAGCGGGGCCAAGTATGAAGGCACTTGGAACAATGGCCTGCAGGACGGCTATGGTACCGAGACCTATGCAGATGGAG ATTGA